A window from Streptomyces sp. NBC_00271 encodes these proteins:
- a CDS encoding ABC transporter permease, whose amino-acid sequence MRPFLLRLFFVVALPALLVALWWLASDGSTNVYWPPLRTILRTFPDVWTSERLRSDLVPSVLRLLAGYAAAAVVGVALGTVIGSYRRVRAVCEPVLEFLRALPPPVLVPVIMLFAGIGDTMKIAVIASGCVWPILLNTVEGVRAVDSVMAETARSYGITGMARLRSVVLRAASPQIFAGLRQALSIGIILMVISEMFAASNGLGFTIVQFQRSFAIPDMWTGILVLGLLGFLLSVVFRLVERRVLGWYHGLRAVSRRSP is encoded by the coding sequence GTGAGGCCCTTCCTGCTGCGGCTGTTCTTCGTCGTCGCGTTGCCCGCGCTGCTCGTCGCGCTCTGGTGGCTGGCGTCCGACGGCAGTACGAACGTGTACTGGCCGCCACTGCGCACGATCCTCAGGACGTTCCCGGACGTCTGGACGAGCGAGCGGCTGCGCTCCGACCTCGTGCCCAGCGTGCTGCGGCTGCTCGCCGGGTACGCGGCGGCGGCCGTCGTGGGCGTGGCGCTGGGCACGGTCATCGGCTCGTACCGGCGGGTGCGGGCCGTGTGCGAGCCGGTCCTGGAGTTTCTGCGCGCGCTGCCGCCTCCCGTCCTGGTCCCCGTCATCATGCTGTTCGCCGGCATCGGCGACACGATGAAGATCGCCGTGATCGCGAGCGGCTGTGTCTGGCCGATCCTGCTCAACACGGTCGAGGGCGTGCGGGCGGTCGACTCCGTGATGGCGGAGACGGCGCGTTCGTACGGCATCACGGGCATGGCCCGGCTGCGCAGCGTGGTCCTGCGCGCGGCGAGCCCGCAGATCTTCGCGGGCCTGCGCCAGGCCCTGTCCATCGGGATCATCCTGATGGTCATCAGCGAGATGTTCGCGGCCAGCAACGGCCTCGGCTTCACCATCGTCCAGTTCCAGCGGAGCTTCGCGATCCCCGACATGTGGACCGGAATCCTCGTTCTGGGCCTGCTCGGTTTCCTTCTCTCGGTCGTCTTCCGACTGGTCGAGCGCCGGGTGCTCGGCTGGTACCACGGTCTGCGCGCGGTGTCCCGGCGGTCTCCGTGA
- a CDS encoding ABC transporter permease codes for MRGANAALGAAGLAAFLALGEAVPRLGLVKEAYFPPTSRIADALGQEVTEHAFWTALGDTLTGWALGLAIAIGAGVVVGLLVSVVPYLREVTASTIEFLRPIPSVALIPLAVLLYGTELRSVLLLVVYASFWQVLVQVLYGVQDVDPVAEETARSYGLGPWARVRHVLWPTALPYVMTGVRLAAAVALILAVTAELVIGAPGLGARIAVAESSQAVPDMYALVVVTGLLGLLINVGARTVERRALAWHQSVRGEVAV; via the coding sequence GTGAGGGGTGCGAACGCCGCCCTGGGCGCCGCCGGGCTCGCGGCCTTCCTCGCGCTGGGCGAGGCGGTGCCGCGGCTCGGTCTCGTCAAGGAGGCGTACTTCCCGCCGACCAGCCGCATCGCCGACGCGCTCGGCCAGGAGGTCACCGAGCACGCCTTCTGGACGGCGCTCGGCGACACCCTGACCGGCTGGGCGCTGGGCCTGGCGATCGCGATCGGCGCGGGTGTCGTCGTGGGGCTGCTCGTCTCGGTCGTGCCGTATCTGCGCGAGGTCACCGCCTCGACGATCGAGTTCCTGCGCCCGATCCCCTCCGTCGCCCTGATCCCCCTCGCCGTCCTGCTCTACGGCACCGAACTGCGCTCCGTCCTCCTCCTCGTCGTTTACGCCTCGTTCTGGCAGGTCCTCGTCCAGGTCCTGTACGGCGTCCAGGACGTCGACCCGGTGGCCGAGGAGACGGCCCGCTCGTACGGCCTCGGCCCGTGGGCACGCGTCCGGCACGTCCTGTGGCCCACGGCCCTCCCGTACGTCATGACGGGCGTCCGGCTCGCCGCCGCGGTGGCCCTCATCCTCGCCGTGACCGCCGAACTCGTCATCGGTGCGCCGGGGTTGGGCGCGCGTATCGCGGTCGCCGAGTCCTCGCAGGCGGTCCCCGACATGTACGCGCTGGTGGTGGTCACCGGTCTGCTCGGGCTGCTCATCAACGTGGGCGCCCGTACCGTGGAGCGCAGGGCGCTGGCCTGGCACCAGTCGGTGCGCGGGGAGGTGGCGGTGTGA
- a CDS encoding glycoside hydrolase family 13 protein: MGQPTHAQNWWRSAVIYQVYVRSFADGDGDGTGDLAGVRAKLPYLAELGVDALWFNPWYLSPMKDGGYDVADYRVIDPAFGTLAEAEKLIAEAKELGIRTLVDIVPNHVSDQHPWFRAALAGGPERELFHFRPGRGEHGELPPNDWPSQFAGSAEPVWTRLPDGTWYLHLFTPEQPDLNWAHPAVRQEHEEILRFWFERGVAGVRIDSAALLAKDPDLPDFVEGRDPHPYVDRDELHDIYRSWRTVADAYDGIFVGEVWLPDTERFARYLRPDELHTAFNFSFLSCPWDAGRLRTSIDETLAEHAPIGAPATWVLCNHDVTRTVTRYGRVDTGFDFATKAFGTPTDLALGTRRARAGALLSLALPGAVYLYQGEELGLPEAEIPRDRIHDPMHFRSGGTDPGRDGCRVPLPWTADAPYAGFGGEPWLPQPSGWSAYAADLQAADPGSMLSLYRAALTIRPEFGDGPLTWLPAPEGVLAFARPGQEVRLLCVVNLADAPADLPAHSRLLLGSGPLDPQGRLPKDTAVWLRG; the protein is encoded by the coding sequence GTGGGACAGCCCACCCATGCCCAGAACTGGTGGCGCTCCGCCGTCATCTACCAGGTGTACGTCCGCAGCTTCGCGGACGGCGACGGCGACGGCACCGGCGACCTCGCGGGCGTCCGCGCCAAACTCCCGTATCTCGCCGAACTCGGCGTGGACGCCCTGTGGTTCAACCCCTGGTACCTGTCCCCGATGAAGGACGGCGGCTACGACGTCGCCGACTACCGTGTCATCGACCCGGCCTTCGGGACGCTCGCCGAGGCGGAGAAACTCATCGCCGAGGCGAAGGAACTGGGCATCCGCACGCTCGTCGACATCGTGCCCAACCACGTCTCCGACCAACACCCCTGGTTCCGGGCCGCCTTGGCCGGGGGACCCGAACGCGAGCTCTTCCACTTCCGTCCCGGACGCGGCGAACACGGTGAACTCCCGCCCAACGACTGGCCGTCCCAGTTCGCGGGCTCCGCCGAGCCCGTCTGGACCCGGCTGCCCGACGGCACCTGGTACCTCCACCTGTTCACCCCCGAGCAGCCCGACCTCAACTGGGCGCACCCCGCCGTCCGCCAGGAACACGAGGAGATCCTGCGGTTCTGGTTCGAGCGCGGCGTGGCGGGCGTCCGCATCGACTCGGCCGCCCTGCTCGCCAAGGACCCGGACCTCCCCGACTTCGTCGAGGGCCGCGACCCGCATCCGTACGTCGACCGCGACGAACTCCACGACATCTACCGCTCCTGGCGCACGGTCGCCGACGCCTACGACGGCATCTTCGTCGGCGAGGTCTGGCTCCCCGACACCGAGCGCTTCGCCCGCTATCTGCGCCCCGACGAGCTGCACACCGCCTTCAACTTCTCCTTCCTGTCCTGCCCCTGGGACGCGGGACGCCTGCGGACGTCCATCGACGAGACCCTCGCCGAACACGCCCCCATCGGCGCGCCCGCCACCTGGGTGCTGTGCAACCACGACGTGACCCGCACGGTCACCCGCTACGGCCGCGTCGACACCGGCTTCGACTTCGCCACCAAGGCCTTCGGCACCCCGACCGACCTCGCCCTCGGCACCCGCCGCGCCCGCGCCGGGGCCCTGCTCTCGCTCGCGCTGCCCGGCGCCGTCTACCTCTACCAGGGCGAGGAACTGGGCTTGCCCGAGGCCGAGATACCCCGCGACCGCATCCACGACCCGATGCACTTCCGCTCCGGCGGCACCGACCCGGGCCGGGACGGCTGCCGGGTCCCGCTCCCGTGGACGGCCGACGCGCCGTACGCGGGCTTCGGCGGCGAGCCCTGGCTGCCGCAGCCGAGCGGCTGGTCCGCGTACGCCGCCGACCTCCAGGCCGCCGACCCCGGCTCGATGCTCTCCCTCTACCGCGCGGCCCTGACGATCAGACCGGAGTTCGGCGACGGCCCGCTCACCTGGCTGCCCGCGCCCGAGGGGGTGCTCGCCTTCGCCCGGCCCGGGCAGGAGGTGCGGCTGCTGTGCGTCGTGAACCTCGCCGACGCCCCCGCCGACCTTCCCGCCCACTCCCGACTCCTCCTCGGCAGCGGCCCCCTGGACCCACAGGGGCGACTGCCGAAGGACACGGCGGTCTGGCTGCGCGGCTGA
- a CDS encoding LacI family DNA-binding transcriptional regulator, producing MTRRLAQVAKKVGVSEATVSRVLNGKPGVSDSTRQAVLSALDVLGYERPTQLRGERARLVGLVLPELQNPIFPAFAEVIGGALAQLGLTPVLCTQTKGGVSEADYVELLLQQQVSGVVFAGGLYAQADAPHEHYRELADRNIPVVLVNAAIEHLGFPCVSCDDAVAVEQAWRHLVSLGHERIGLVLGPADHMPSARKLAAARALAPELPDAHIARAMFSIEGGHAAAARLIDRGVTGFICASDPLALGVVRAARRKGLGVPSQVSVVGYDDSALMNCTEPPLTTVRQPIESMGRAAVELLNAQIGGSSVTAEELLFEPELVVRGSTAQAPRL from the coding sequence ATGACGCGACGACTTGCTCAGGTGGCGAAGAAGGTCGGGGTCAGCGAGGCCACGGTCAGCCGGGTGCTCAACGGGAAGCCCGGCGTCTCCGACTCCACCCGGCAGGCGGTGCTCTCGGCGCTGGACGTGCTCGGCTACGAGCGGCCCACCCAACTGCGCGGTGAACGCGCGCGGCTCGTGGGCCTCGTCCTGCCCGAGCTGCAGAACCCGATCTTCCCGGCGTTCGCCGAAGTGATCGGCGGGGCGCTCGCACAGCTCGGGCTGACGCCGGTGCTCTGCACCCAGACCAAGGGCGGCGTCTCCGAGGCGGACTACGTGGAGCTGCTGCTCCAACAGCAGGTCTCCGGCGTGGTGTTCGCGGGCGGACTGTACGCGCAGGCCGACGCCCCGCACGAGCACTACCGGGAGCTGGCGGACCGCAACATCCCGGTGGTGCTGGTCAACGCGGCCATCGAGCACCTCGGCTTCCCGTGCGTCTCCTGCGACGACGCGGTGGCGGTCGAGCAGGCCTGGCGCCACCTCGTCTCGCTCGGTCACGAGCGCATCGGTCTGGTGCTCGGGCCCGCCGACCACATGCCCTCGGCGCGGAAGCTGGCGGCGGCCCGTGCGCTCGCCCCCGAGCTGCCCGACGCGCACATCGCGCGAGCCATGTTCTCGATCGAGGGCGGCCACGCGGCGGCCGCCCGGCTCATCGACCGCGGGGTCACCGGTTTCATCTGCGCCAGCGACCCGCTCGCCCTCGGTGTCGTACGCGCCGCCCGTCGCAAGGGACTCGGCGTGCCCTCGCAGGTGTCCGTCGTCGGCTACGACGACTCCGCGCTGATGAACTGCACCGAGCCGCCCCTGACCACCGTCCGCCAGCCCATCGAGTCGATGGGCCGGGCGGCCGTCGAGCTGCTCAACGCCCAGATCGGCGGGAGCAGCGTCACCGCCGAAGAGCTCTTGTTCGAACCGGAGTTGGTGGTCCGGGGGTCCACCGCGCAAGCGCCCCGCCTCTGA
- a CDS encoding carbohydrate ABC transporter permease, whose protein sequence is MSSGTRTLVSPLTLARPRGKALYWTVFTAVVLLFALAFLFPVYWMVTGAMKSPDEVTRTPPTLVPKAWHLSGYTDAWDLMDLPTHLWNTVVQAAGAWLLQLVFCTAAAYALSKLKPAFGKVILGGILATLMVPAQALVVPKYLTVADLPLIHTSLLNDPLGIWLPAVANAFNLYLLKRFFDQIPRDVLEAAEIDGAGRLRTLWSIVLPMSRPVLGVVSIFALVAVWQDFLWPLMVFSDTDKQPISVALVQLSQNIQLTVLIAAMVIASIPMVLMFLVFQRHIIAGISAGSTKG, encoded by the coding sequence ATGAGCAGCGGCACCCGCACCCTGGTCTCCCCACTCACTCTCGCCCGCCCCCGCGGCAAGGCCCTCTACTGGACCGTCTTCACGGCCGTCGTCCTGCTCTTCGCGCTCGCCTTCCTCTTCCCGGTCTACTGGATGGTGACCGGCGCGATGAAGTCCCCGGACGAGGTGACGCGGACCCCGCCGACCCTCGTGCCCAAGGCATGGCATCTCAGCGGCTACACCGACGCCTGGGACCTGATGGACCTGCCCACCCACCTGTGGAACACGGTGGTGCAGGCCGCCGGCGCCTGGCTGCTCCAGCTCGTGTTCTGCACGGCCGCCGCGTACGCCCTCTCCAAGCTGAAGCCGGCGTTCGGCAAGGTGATCCTCGGCGGCATCCTCGCCACCCTGATGGTCCCGGCGCAGGCGCTGGTCGTACCGAAGTACCTGACCGTCGCGGACCTCCCGCTGATCCACACCAGCCTGCTCAACGACCCGCTCGGCATCTGGCTGCCCGCCGTGGCCAACGCCTTCAACCTCTATCTCCTCAAGCGCTTCTTCGACCAGATCCCGCGCGATGTCCTGGAGGCCGCCGAGATCGACGGCGCCGGACGGCTGCGCACCCTCTGGTCCATCGTGCTGCCCATGTCCCGCCCCGTCCTGGGCGTCGTGTCGATCTTCGCCCTGGTCGCCGTCTGGCAGGACTTCCTCTGGCCGTTGATGGTCTTCTCCGACACCGACAAGCAGCCGATCAGCGTGGCCCTCGTCCAGCTGTCGCAGAACATCCAGCTGACCGTGCTCATCGCCGCGATGGTGATCGCCAGCATCCCCATGGTCCTGATGTTCCTGGTGTTCCAGCGGCACATCATCGCCGGGATCAGCGCGGGCAGCACGAAGGGCTGA
- a CDS encoding ABC transporter ATP-binding protein, with amino-acid sequence MHASLVVSGLNKVYEGSGRRVEAVRDLTFTVEAGELVCLVGPSGCGKTTLLKCMGGLLTPTAGEVRLNDRPVSGPPPGMAFVFQEYGRSLFPWMRVRENVELPLKQKPLSKQRRRELVADALESVGLTDAAGAYPWQLSGGMQQRVAIARALAYEPDVLLMDEPFAAVDAQTRADLEDLVRGLWRERGITILFVTHDIDEAVYLGERVLILSASPTVVQEQLKVDLPDERDQLHTRVAPRFAELRTHVYKQIQAAKRGGTDIGPPEKTLT; translated from the coding sequence ATGCACGCGTCTCTTGTCGTATCCGGCCTGAACAAGGTCTACGAGGGTTCCGGCCGCCGGGTGGAGGCGGTACGGGACCTCACCTTCACCGTCGAGGCGGGCGAACTCGTCTGTCTGGTCGGCCCGTCGGGATGCGGCAAGACCACGCTCCTGAAGTGCATGGGCGGGCTGTTGACGCCGACGGCGGGCGAGGTACGGCTGAACGACCGCCCGGTGAGCGGGCCGCCGCCGGGGATGGCGTTCGTGTTCCAGGAGTACGGACGCAGCCTGTTCCCCTGGATGCGGGTGCGGGAGAACGTCGAACTGCCCTTGAAGCAGAAGCCGTTGAGCAAGCAGCGGCGCCGGGAGCTGGTGGCCGACGCGCTGGAGTCGGTCGGGCTCACGGATGCCGCCGGGGCCTACCCGTGGCAGCTGTCCGGCGGGATGCAGCAGCGTGTCGCGATCGCCCGCGCGCTCGCGTACGAGCCCGATGTCCTGCTGATGGACGAGCCGTTCGCGGCGGTCGACGCGCAGACCCGGGCCGATCTGGAGGACCTGGTGCGGGGCCTGTGGCGGGAACGCGGCATCACGATCCTGTTCGTCACCCACGACATCGACGAGGCCGTGTACCTCGGCGAGCGGGTCCTGATCCTCTCCGCCTCCCCCACCGTCGTACAGGAGCAGCTGAAGGTCGATCTCCCGGACGAGCGGGACCAGTTGCACACCCGGGTCGCCCCGCGCTTCGCCGAGCTGCGGACCCATGTGTACAAGCAGATCCAGGCGGCGAAGCGCGGGGGGACCGATATCGGTCCCCCCGAAAAGACGCTCACCTGA
- a CDS encoding ABC transporter substrate-binding protein, with amino-acid sequence MRRLLAGLAVGSFLVAASACGSSGGGGASDKNASSGGTTTVKVGVIPIVDVAPLYLGQQKGFFSKRGLKLSMTTAQGGAAIVPGVVSGQFQFGFSNMTSLMIAQSQNVPVKAVVNGVASTGVAGKDFGAITVKKGSPIKSAKELEGKKVAVNTLKNINETAVRESVRKAGGDPSKVKFVELAFDQMPAALDGGRIDAAMVVEPALATVKSQGATEIASSLVDVAKDLTVAMYFTSTQYEQKNPDVVKKFQEATAESLAYADAHPDEVRQAVTTYTKIPAATLAQVTLPKWPAEPNRASIEALEKLGEQDGLFKSTPDLDKLLP; translated from the coding sequence ATGCGTCGTCTGCTCGCCGGTCTCGCGGTCGGATCCTTTCTGGTCGCCGCGTCGGCCTGCGGTTCGTCCGGCGGCGGTGGCGCCTCGGACAAGAACGCGTCGTCCGGCGGTACCACCACGGTCAAGGTCGGGGTCATCCCCATCGTCGATGTCGCGCCTCTCTACCTGGGTCAGCAGAAGGGCTTCTTCAGCAAGCGCGGTCTGAAGCTGTCCATGACGACCGCGCAGGGCGGCGCGGCGATCGTGCCGGGAGTGGTCAGCGGCCAGTTCCAGTTCGGGTTCAGCAACATGACCTCGCTGATGATCGCCCAGAGCCAGAACGTGCCCGTGAAGGCCGTCGTCAACGGGGTCGCCTCGACGGGCGTGGCGGGCAAGGACTTCGGCGCCATCACCGTGAAGAAGGGCAGCCCGATCAAGTCCGCGAAGGAACTGGAGGGGAAGAAGGTCGCGGTCAACACGCTGAAGAACATCAACGAGACGGCGGTGCGCGAGTCGGTGCGCAAGGCGGGCGGTGACCCGTCCAAGGTGAAGTTCGTCGAGCTGGCCTTCGACCAGATGCCCGCCGCCCTCGACGGCGGTCGGATCGACGCCGCGATGGTGGTCGAGCCGGCGCTCGCCACCGTCAAGAGCCAGGGCGCCACGGAGATCGCCTCGTCCCTGGTCGACGTCGCCAAGGACCTCACCGTGGCGATGTACTTCACCTCGACGCAGTACGAGCAGAAGAACCCCGACGTGGTGAAGAAGTTCCAGGAGGCGACCGCGGAGTCCCTCGCCTACGCCGACGCCCACCCGGACGAGGTACGCCAGGCCGTCACCACGTACACGAAGATCCCGGCGGCGACACTGGCCCAGGTCACCCTTCCGAAGTGGCCGGCCGAGCCCAACCGTGCGTCGATCGAGGCGCTGGAGAAACTGGGCGAGCAGGACGGGCTGTTCAAGTCGACGCCCGACCTCGACAAGCTGCTGCCGTGA
- a CDS encoding GntR family transcriptional regulator, with product MPATRSSVPSAAPAALPVLGGKKSSYRERVADALRAALIAGELRAGEVYSAPTLAARFGVSATPVREAMLDLAKEGLVDTVPNKGFRVTAVSEKQLDEYTHIRSLIEIPTTVQLATTADRVSLEALRPAAREIVTAAAAGDLIAYVEADIRFHLGLLALAGNAHLVEVVGDLRKRSRLYGLNALVEAGRLQDSAEEHLELLDALVDRDPEAVRRVMTRHLGHVRGLWAAH from the coding sequence ATGCCCGCCACGCGCAGCAGCGTACCCTCCGCCGCTCCCGCCGCCCTGCCCGTCCTCGGCGGCAAGAAGAGCAGCTACCGCGAGCGCGTCGCCGACGCCCTGCGGGCCGCGCTGATCGCGGGCGAACTGCGGGCCGGCGAGGTGTACTCCGCGCCGACGCTCGCCGCCCGCTTCGGCGTCTCGGCGACGCCGGTGCGCGAGGCCATGCTCGACCTCGCCAAGGAGGGCCTCGTCGACACGGTGCCCAACAAGGGCTTCCGGGTCACCGCGGTCTCCGAGAAGCAGCTCGACGAGTACACCCACATCCGCTCGCTGATCGAGATCCCCACCACCGTGCAGCTGGCCACCACCGCGGACCGGGTCTCCCTGGAGGCGCTGCGCCCGGCCGCCCGGGAGATCGTGACCGCGGCGGCGGCCGGTGACCTCATCGCCTACGTCGAGGCGGACATCCGCTTCCACCTCGGTCTGCTCGCCCTCGCGGGCAACGCCCACCTGGTCGAGGTCGTCGGCGACCTCCGCAAGCGTTCGCGCCTGTACGGCCTCAACGCCCTGGTCGAGGCGGGCCGCCTCCAGGACTCCGCCGAGGAGCACCTCGAACTCCTCGACGCCCTCGTGGACCGCGACCCCGAGGCCGTACGGAGGGTCATGACCCGGCACCTGGGCCATGTCCGTGGACTGTGGGCGGCCCACTAG
- a CDS encoding ABC transporter substrate-binding protein produces MRSTGFRRTFVVLTASALALTATACGGSDDGSAGGKTRITVNCMPPKSAKVDRSFFEADIKAFEKQNPDIDVVAHDAFPCQDPKTFDAKLAGGQMEDVFYTYFTDSKHVVDINQAADITSYVKDLKSYGTIQQQLRDIYTVDGKVYGVPRTGYSMGLIYNRKLFQKAGLDPDKPPATWEEVRADAKKIAALGGGTVGYADYSAQNQGGWHFTAEMYSQGGDVVTPDGKKASVDTPEGKAVLQNLHDMRWTDNSMGSKQLLVINDVQQLMGSGKLGMYLSAPDNIPILVKEKGGNYDDLALAPMPGGKGTLIGGDGYMFNKKDSPEQIKAGLKWLDHMFLTPGTGFLGDYARAKQNNAPVGLPEPRLFTGAADAKDQQVKKANANVPVENYQAFLDGNQSLQMKIEPPQAQQIYSVLDGAVSAVLTKKDANVDQLLKDASGKIDSILARG; encoded by the coding sequence ATGAGAAGTACCGGGTTCCGCCGTACCTTCGTCGTACTCACGGCGTCCGCCCTCGCGCTCACCGCCACCGCCTGCGGCGGCAGCGACGACGGCTCCGCGGGTGGCAAGACCCGCATCACGGTCAACTGCATGCCCCCGAAGAGCGCCAAGGTCGACCGCTCGTTCTTCGAGGCCGACATCAAGGCGTTCGAGAAGCAGAACCCGGACATCGACGTCGTCGCGCACGACGCGTTCCCCTGCCAGGACCCCAAGACGTTCGACGCCAAGCTCGCCGGCGGCCAGATGGAGGACGTCTTCTACACGTACTTCACCGACTCCAAGCACGTAGTCGACATCAACCAGGCCGCCGACATCACGTCGTACGTCAAGGACCTCAAGAGCTACGGCACCATCCAGCAGCAACTGCGCGACATCTACACCGTCGACGGCAAGGTCTACGGAGTGCCGCGCACCGGCTACTCGATGGGACTCATCTACAACCGCAAGCTCTTCCAGAAGGCCGGTCTCGACCCCGACAAGCCCCCGGCGACCTGGGAAGAAGTGCGCGCGGACGCCAAGAAGATAGCCGCGCTCGGCGGCGGCACCGTCGGCTACGCCGACTACAGCGCCCAGAACCAGGGCGGCTGGCACTTCACCGCCGAGATGTACTCGCAGGGCGGCGACGTCGTCACGCCGGACGGCAAGAAGGCCAGCGTCGACACCCCGGAGGGCAAGGCCGTCCTGCAGAACCTGCACGACATGCGCTGGACCGACAACTCCATGGGCAGCAAGCAGCTCCTCGTCATCAACGACGTCCAGCAGCTGATGGGCTCCGGCAAGCTCGGCATGTACCTCTCCGCGCCCGACAACATCCCGATCCTCGTCAAGGAGAAGGGCGGCAACTACGACGACCTCGCCCTCGCGCCCATGCCCGGCGGCAAGGGCACGCTCATCGGCGGCGACGGCTACATGTTCAACAAGAAGGACAGCCCCGAGCAGATCAAGGCCGGCCTGAAGTGGCTCGACCACATGTTCCTCACCCCCGGAACGGGCTTCCTCGGCGACTACGCCCGCGCCAAGCAGAACAACGCCCCCGTCGGCCTCCCCGAGCCCAGGCTCTTCACCGGCGCCGCCGACGCGAAGGACCAGCAGGTCAAGAAGGCCAACGCCAATGTGCCGGTGGAGAACTACCAGGCCTTCCTGGACGGCAACCAGAGCCTGCAGATGAAGATCGAGCCGCCCCAGGCCCAGCAGATCTACTCGGTCCTCGACGGAGCCGTCTCCGCGGTCCTCACCAAGAAGGACGCGAACGTCGACCAGCTCCTGAAGGACGCCTCCGGGAAGATCGACTCCATCCTGGCCCGGGGCTGA
- a CDS encoding carbohydrate ABC transporter permease encodes MKTASKPVVLPPAAVGAPEVPRSAGRRARGPWRRRLADQSRAYAFLVGGLLCFALFSWYPAIRAVVIAFQKYTPGSSPQWVGTANFTRVFHDPEFTAAWRNTFTFTLLALLIGFAVPFVMALVLNELRHAKAFFRVVVYLPVMIPPVVSALLWKWFYDPGAGLANEALRFLHLPTSNWSNGADTALISLVIVATWANMGGTVLIYLAALQGIPGELYEAAELDGANILQRIRHVTIPQTRFIVLMLMLLQIIATMQVFTEPFVITGGGPENATVTVLYLIYKYAFLYNDFGGACALSVMLLVLLGLFSAVYLRLTRSSGEEYA; translated from the coding sequence ATGAAGACCGCATCGAAGCCCGTGGTGCTTCCTCCGGCCGCCGTCGGCGCGCCGGAGGTACCGCGGTCGGCCGGGCGCCGGGCGAGGGGCCCGTGGCGCCGGCGCCTGGCCGACCAGTCCCGCGCGTACGCCTTCCTCGTCGGCGGCCTGCTCTGCTTCGCGCTGTTCTCCTGGTACCCCGCGATCCGCGCGGTCGTGATCGCCTTCCAGAAGTACACGCCGGGCTCCTCGCCCCAGTGGGTCGGCACCGCCAACTTCACCCGTGTCTTCCACGACCCGGAGTTCACGGCGGCCTGGCGCAACACGTTCACCTTCACGCTCCTCGCCCTGCTCATCGGCTTCGCCGTCCCGTTCGTGATGGCCCTGGTCCTCAACGAACTCCGGCACGCGAAGGCCTTCTTCAGGGTCGTGGTGTACCTGCCGGTGATGATCCCGCCGGTGGTCAGCGCCCTGCTGTGGAAGTGGTTCTACGATCCCGGAGCGGGCCTCGCCAACGAGGCGCTGCGCTTTCTGCACCTGCCCACCTCGAACTGGTCCAACGGCGCCGACACCGCGCTCATCTCCCTGGTCATCGTGGCGACCTGGGCCAACATGGGCGGCACGGTCCTGATCTACCTGGCCGCGCTCCAGGGCATCCCGGGGGAGCTGTACGAGGCGGCGGAGCTGGACGGCGCGAACATCCTCCAGCGCATCCGGCACGTGACGATTCCGCAGACCCGCTTCATCGTCCTCATGCTGATGCTGCTTCAGATCATCGCCACGATGCAGGTCTTCACCGAGCCGTTCGTCATCACCGGCGGCGGTCCCGAGAACGCCACGGTCACCGTCCTCTACCTCATCTACAAGTACGCGTTCCTCTACAACGACTTCGGCGGCGCGTGCGCGCTGAGCGTCATGCTCCTCGTGCTGCTCGGCCTCTTCTCCGCGGTCTATCTGCGGCTGACCCGCTCGTCGGGGGAGGAGTACGCATGA